In the genome of Leucobacter luti, one region contains:
- a CDS encoding permease: MTSLLDVRRTSLRRALHGAGIAAALLLSALLIRLAAPAEASWLPAAARDLVTLSLAVFIESLPFVILGTLLSIAVQVWVADTVIDRILPRRPWPRRIVLSLCGVVLPVCECGNVPVARGLLARGFAPAEAVTFLLAAPILNPVTILTTYHAFGWDSGILIARVLGGFAIANLLGWWLSAHQRPDVLLTQRFQAACTHAHAAHGGRVQRSAEAFLTELAVLVPALAIGSALAGAIQVGVPRTVLTALGAHPLWSVLAMLTLACVISICSNVDAFFVLSLSGSFLPGSLVAFLLFGAMMDVKMMVLLRTTFTVRTIVLLALGAASCSAAIAWGMNLVS; the protein is encoded by the coding sequence ATGACTAGCCTGCTCGACGTTCGGCGCACCAGCCTGCGTCGCGCCCTGCACGGTGCAGGGATCGCCGCAGCGCTCCTCCTGAGTGCCCTGCTGATCCGGCTTGCCGCTCCCGCCGAGGCTTCGTGGCTGCCAGCCGCTGCACGAGACCTCGTGACGCTCAGCCTCGCCGTGTTCATCGAGTCGCTGCCGTTCGTCATCCTGGGAACGCTGCTCTCGATCGCGGTGCAGGTCTGGGTGGCTGACACGGTGATCGATCGCATCCTGCCGCGACGGCCCTGGCCGCGGCGAATCGTGCTTTCGCTCTGCGGTGTCGTGCTTCCGGTGTGCGAGTGCGGGAATGTGCCTGTAGCACGGGGGTTGCTCGCGCGTGGGTTCGCACCGGCCGAGGCGGTCACTTTCTTGCTGGCGGCGCCAATCCTGAACCCCGTGACCATCCTCACCACGTATCACGCGTTCGGCTGGGACTCCGGGATTCTGATCGCGCGTGTGCTGGGAGGCTTCGCGATTGCCAATCTGCTCGGGTGGTGGCTCAGCGCGCACCAGCGGCCCGATGTGCTGCTCACCCAGCGGTTCCAGGCGGCATGCACGCACGCTCACGCCGCACACGGCGGACGAGTGCAACGCAGCGCCGAGGCGTTTCTCACAGAGCTCGCAGTGCTCGTCCCTGCGCTTGCCATTGGCTCGGCACTCGCTGGCGCGATCCAGGTGGGAGTGCCGCGAACGGTGCTCACCGCGCTCGGTGCGCACCCACTGTGGTCGGTGCTCGCAATGCTCACGCTTGCCTGTGTGATTTCTATCTGCTCCAATGTGGATGCGTTCTTCGTGCTCTCGCTCAGCGGGAGCTTCTTGCCAGGCAGTCTCGTGGCCTTCCTGCTGTTCGGAGCCATGATGGACGTGAAGATGATGGTGCTGCTGCGCACCACGTTCACGGTTCGCACTATTGTGCTCTTGGCCCTGGGGGCCGCGTCTTGCTCCGCTGCGATCGCGTGGGGGATGAATCTTGTGTCCTGA
- a CDS encoding TIGR03943 family putative permease subunit produces the protein MATLGCLGVVCAVGVQRAHRRESPSRARQARSRWSVRVRKTLAPTCFTAVGVAALLILPPATLTTERAADRVLAPSEGAGFGSAAADGEAARIAGSADAERTLREWAVLARQPEASSVLGRTATLTGFVVADEESPDQVFLVARYVITCCAVDAQPVGVPVYVDGWHAQVAAGDWVELTGVFTTNPDVGGRWAAVVIPDRIVKVEVPEEPYVVE, from the coding sequence ATGGCCACTCTCGGGTGTCTGGGTGTTGTGTGTGCCGTTGGAGTACAGCGGGCACACCGCAGGGAGTCGCCTTCCCGAGCCCGGCAGGCTCGGTCACGGTGGAGCGTGCGAGTGCGGAAGACTCTTGCGCCCACCTGCTTCACGGCGGTCGGTGTTGCCGCGCTCTTGATCCTCCCGCCAGCAACGCTCACCACCGAGCGTGCGGCGGACCGAGTGCTTGCCCCGAGCGAAGGCGCCGGGTTTGGGTCGGCTGCTGCGGATGGCGAAGCTGCCCGCATCGCGGGGAGCGCTGATGCGGAGCGTACGTTGCGTGAGTGGGCCGTGCTCGCACGCCAGCCGGAAGCGAGCTCGGTGCTGGGGCGAACTGCGACGCTGACCGGTTTCGTGGTCGCCGACGAAGAATCTCCCGACCAGGTGTTCCTCGTGGCGAGATACGTCATCACATGCTGCGCGGTTGACGCTCAGCCGGTCGGAGTGCCGGTGTACGTGGACGGATGGCACGCGCAGGTGGCTGCTGGGGACTGGGTGGAGCTCACCGGGGTATTCACGACGAACCCGGATGTTGGGGGGCGCTGGGCCGCTGTGGTCATCCCGGATCGCATCGTGAAAGTGGAAGTGCCGGAGGAGCCGTATGTCGTTGAGTAG
- a CDS encoding MFS transporter has translation MVHTAPVTTVFAAAPSTPTRMPYGALVALMLMSFLLVTSEFLPNGVLTEMSSGLGITPGQAGQTVSITAFAGLLVAPTVGLVFPRMDRRALLTWMALLAGVSNLIVAFAPSFILILAARFLLGAAISTFWTMSISVASRIAGPARLGRAVMFTSAGMSLATVAGVPLGVMLAELVDWRLVFALAGFAMALLALAIRLMLPTVPAAQASSLGLLWQTLKRPGITLGLTGHLLVVVGHFVAYTYIRLALERVADAQGSPIDAGTVVALLALFGAGGLVGNIVIGMIIDRAFPVFSVLAPLLIAGAVLTVLLAPGALWAIGVAVTLWGFCFASWLIVVNTWVGHRLPDRLEAGGSLVVVGFQGGIVLAAGVGGLLIDAIGVNTVYVAGGTILIAGAILFGLSNRIKA, from the coding sequence ATGGTCCACACCGCCCCAGTCACCACTGTCTTCGCAGCCGCCCCGTCCACCCCAACCCGGATGCCGTACGGCGCCCTCGTTGCGCTCATGCTCATGAGCTTCTTGCTCGTGACCTCGGAATTCCTCCCCAACGGCGTGCTCACAGAGATGTCGAGTGGCCTTGGCATCACTCCGGGACAGGCAGGGCAAACCGTGAGCATCACGGCGTTTGCCGGGCTGCTCGTCGCACCAACGGTCGGCCTCGTGTTTCCGCGCATGGATCGCAGAGCACTGCTCACGTGGATGGCGCTGCTCGCAGGGGTGTCCAATTTGATCGTGGCGTTCGCCCCCTCGTTCATTCTCATCTTGGCCGCGCGGTTCCTGCTTGGCGCCGCGATCAGCACGTTCTGGACTATGTCGATCAGTGTGGCCTCCCGAATCGCAGGGCCCGCGCGGCTCGGCCGCGCCGTCATGTTCACCTCGGCGGGCATGTCACTTGCGACTGTCGCTGGCGTGCCGCTCGGCGTCATGCTCGCCGAACTGGTCGACTGGCGCCTCGTCTTCGCTCTCGCCGGCTTCGCGATGGCCCTGCTCGCGCTTGCCATTCGCCTCATGCTCCCGACTGTGCCAGCCGCACAAGCGAGCAGCCTCGGCCTCCTCTGGCAGACGCTCAAGCGCCCGGGAATCACACTCGGCCTCACCGGCCACTTACTCGTCGTCGTTGGCCACTTCGTCGCCTACACGTACATCAGGCTCGCCCTCGAGCGGGTGGCTGATGCCCAGGGCAGCCCGATCGATGCAGGAACTGTTGTCGCACTCCTCGCCCTGTTCGGCGCTGGTGGCTTGGTCGGCAACATTGTGATCGGGATGATCATCGACCGCGCGTTCCCGGTCTTCTCCGTGCTTGCGCCGCTTCTGATCGCCGGTGCCGTGCTCACTGTTCTCCTTGCACCGGGAGCGCTGTGGGCCATCGGGGTCGCGGTCACCCTGTGGGGCTTCTGCTTCGCATCCTGGCTGATCGTCGTCAACACGTGGGTGGGTCATCGCCTTCCTGATCGACTCGAGGCTGGCGGAAGTCTCGTAGTCGTGGGGTTCCAGGGCGGGATCGTGCTCGCGGCTGGCGTTGGCGGGCTCCTGATCGACGCGATCGGAGTGAACACGGTCTACGTTGCAGGTGGCACGATTCTGATCGCTGGCGCCATCTTGTTCGGGCTCTCGAATCGGATCAAAGCGTAG
- a CDS encoding DUF998 domain-containing protein: MHKTAPPLDRDEAVQAGATRRVRSLALPLAILQLATIAAEITASFAFRPRYNWITNTISELGVGHCTSDFDPRKGVEACSPLADVMNGAMMFSGACLILLTLLLWGRRGFSGLPGALWALAGAGSIVTGFVTLDTSPVLHQVVSTPLFFGGPLAILLGAFQFEGKIRRIGATLGIVTLALGVIFSTTDFVYGFGGIVERLVIWPALAWVVLLAAQARKEVSAKSDSGHRAEDPTPIPRTEQLIS; the protein is encoded by the coding sequence TTGCACAAGACCGCACCTCCCCTCGACCGCGACGAGGCAGTGCAGGCTGGCGCCACCCGGCGCGTTCGCAGCCTTGCGCTCCCGCTGGCAATCCTGCAACTCGCGACGATCGCAGCGGAGATCACTGCCTCGTTTGCGTTTCGGCCCCGCTACAACTGGATCACCAACACAATCAGTGAGCTCGGCGTGGGGCACTGCACCAGTGATTTCGATCCCCGGAAGGGGGTCGAAGCATGTTCTCCACTGGCCGACGTCATGAACGGCGCGATGATGTTTTCTGGGGCGTGTCTCATACTGCTCACTCTTCTCCTCTGGGGGAGACGCGGATTCTCTGGCCTCCCTGGCGCGCTTTGGGCGCTGGCGGGCGCCGGCAGTATTGTTACCGGGTTTGTGACGCTTGACACGTCTCCTGTGCTGCACCAGGTGGTTTCAACGCCGCTCTTCTTCGGTGGACCGCTCGCGATCCTGCTCGGCGCATTTCAATTCGAGGGGAAGATCCGTCGAATTGGTGCCACCCTGGGGATCGTGACGCTTGCGCTTGGTGTGATATTTAGCACCACTGACTTCGTGTACGGGTTCGGCGGTATTGTCGAGCGACTCGTGATCTGGCCAGCTCTGGCGTGGGTCGTCCTTCTCGCCGCGCAGGCACGCAAAGAAGTGAGCGCGAAGAGTGATTCGGGGCACCGGGCCGAAGACCCCACTCCAATACCACGTACCGAACAGCTGATTTCCTGA
- a CDS encoding ferritin-like domain-containing protein — translation MAQQKLETPEELFHYQLRSARTMEQHSLESLDELHAAVSDTKLKKMFSHHADETREQIDHLEQVFALMGYDLTTAPSPATTGIKNQAAGILEKADSKLHNQIALVSALGNEHFEISAYTALIFQAQALGNADAAKLLTGNIDQEIHTSKELRSTLKEMLS, via the coding sequence ATGGCACAGCAGAAGCTCGAAACTCCGGAAGAACTCTTCCACTATCAGCTGCGCTCCGCGAGAACTATGGAGCAGCACTCGCTGGAGTCGCTTGACGAATTGCACGCTGCGGTCAGCGACACGAAGCTGAAGAAGATGTTCTCTCACCACGCTGACGAGACTCGAGAGCAGATCGACCACCTGGAGCAGGTGTTTGCGCTGATGGGATACGACCTCACGACGGCTCCCTCGCCTGCGACGACGGGAATCAAGAACCAGGCCGCAGGAATACTGGAAAAGGCAGACTCGAAACTCCACAATCAGATTGCGCTGGTCAGTGCGCTCGGCAACGAGCACTTCGAGATCTCTGCCTACACCGCCCTTATTTTCCAGGCCCAGGCGCTGGGGAATGCTGACGCCGCGAAGCTGCTCACGGGCAACATTGATCAGGAGATCCACACCAGCAAGGAACTGCGCTCGACTCTCAAGGAGATGCTGAGCTAA
- a CDS encoding NADP-dependent oxidoreductase, with protein MSHTAMSTQIQLVRRPIGWPTAADFRTVTVELAPLAAGEVRVRNEFVSVDPYMRGRMNDARSYVAPYVLGETIQGGAVGRVIESAVESVPVGAAVLHQHGWSDVVQAEAATFRVVPEIPGVSLSLRLHMLGMTGLTAYAGLTAIAGLKPGETVFVSGAAGAVGTAVGQIARLLGAGRVVGSAGTAEKVALLTEKYGFDAAFNYRDGDVSGQLATAAPGGIDVFFDNVGGEQLGAALDAFNDGGRAALCGAISTYNSSEPVPGPSNLSNIVTRGLKLEGFTIGNYLGLAPEFQSLMTEWMGSGKITFDETIVDGIEHTVEAFLEMLRGANTGKMLVRVGE; from the coding sequence ATGTCACACACCGCCATGAGCACCCAGATCCAGCTCGTCCGACGTCCTATCGGCTGGCCGACTGCCGCCGATTTCCGCACGGTCACCGTCGAACTCGCGCCACTCGCGGCCGGAGAGGTCCGCGTTCGCAACGAGTTCGTGTCAGTGGACCCGTACATGCGGGGGCGCATGAACGATGCCCGCAGCTATGTCGCACCCTATGTACTCGGAGAGACCATTCAGGGTGGCGCGGTCGGGCGCGTCATCGAGTCCGCAGTCGAATCGGTGCCGGTGGGCGCAGCGGTGCTGCACCAGCACGGCTGGTCTGATGTGGTGCAGGCAGAGGCCGCAACGTTCCGCGTCGTGCCCGAGATCCCCGGTGTCTCGCTGTCGCTCCGGCTCCACATGCTCGGCATGACGGGACTCACTGCATACGCTGGATTGACCGCGATCGCTGGGCTGAAGCCGGGGGAGACCGTGTTCGTGTCTGGTGCTGCGGGGGCGGTAGGCACCGCCGTGGGGCAGATCGCACGGTTGCTCGGGGCGGGTCGCGTCGTCGGATCTGCTGGGACCGCCGAGAAGGTGGCGCTGCTGACCGAGAAGTACGGCTTCGACGCCGCATTCAACTACCGTGATGGGGACGTGAGCGGACAGCTCGCCACTGCAGCTCCGGGCGGCATTGACGTATTCTTCGACAATGTCGGAGGCGAGCAGCTCGGTGCAGCCCTCGACGCATTCAACGATGGCGGGCGCGCCGCGCTGTGCGGAGCGATCTCCACATACAACTCCTCCGAACCGGTGCCGGGACCCTCAAATCTCTCCAACATCGTGACGCGCGGGCTGAAGCTTGAAGGCTTCACGATTGGCAACTACCTCGGCCTCGCACCGGAATTCCAAAGCCTCATGACCGAGTGGATGGGGTCTGGGAAGATCACATTCGATGAGACGATCGTCGACGGCATCGAACACACCGTCGAGGCATTCCTTGAAATGCTGCGAGGCGCCAATACCGGCAAAATGCTCGTGCGCGTCGGGGAGTAG
- a CDS encoding DMT family transporter, protein MASASSPSTPGTGSLLAIAAMGCVQLGLAASVDLSSQLGATGVAWLRLVFAALLVVLIARPWRARFTRRALLTCVLLGVATAGMTVMFMAAVIRIPLGTASALEFLGPLGVAVASGRGTSRLWALVAAVGVIGLTEPWHGGVDLLGVCFALGAAVCWAGYIVLTQRAGDAVTGLHALAVSFPVAALVASFAITPAVLQHLSWPLLAAGLGLALLLPVVPFLLEFLALRRLSTSAFGTLMSLEPAIALMVGFLLLGQVPRPLAVAGIALVIAAGIGATRSGARDAR, encoded by the coding sequence ATGGCATCAGCATCATCCCCCTCAACCCCGGGCACCGGATCCCTCCTTGCGATCGCAGCGATGGGGTGCGTGCAGTTGGGACTCGCAGCATCGGTCGACCTTTCCTCCCAGCTGGGCGCCACGGGCGTTGCCTGGCTGCGGCTGGTATTCGCAGCGCTGCTCGTCGTGCTCATCGCCCGCCCCTGGCGGGCGCGCTTCACGCGCAGGGCGCTGCTCACCTGCGTGCTCCTCGGAGTTGCGACGGCCGGGATGACGGTGATGTTCATGGCGGCGGTGATACGAATCCCGCTCGGCACCGCGAGTGCACTTGAGTTCCTCGGCCCGCTGGGTGTTGCGGTGGCCAGCGGACGCGGTACGAGCCGGCTGTGGGCGCTAGTGGCCGCGGTCGGAGTGATCGGGCTCACCGAGCCGTGGCACGGGGGCGTCGATCTCCTCGGCGTGTGCTTCGCGCTCGGTGCGGCGGTGTGCTGGGCCGGATATATTGTGCTGACACAGCGCGCAGGGGACGCCGTGACTGGGCTGCACGCCCTCGCTGTCTCATTCCCGGTCGCCGCACTCGTGGCCAGCTTCGCCATCACGCCAGCAGTGCTGCAGCACCTGAGCTGGCCGCTGCTCGCGGCAGGTCTCGGACTCGCGCTGTTGCTGCCCGTTGTGCCGTTCCTGCTTGAATTTCTGGCGCTTCGTCGGCTCAGCACCTCAGCGTTTGGCACACTCATGAGCCTCGAGCCGGCGATCGCACTGATGGTCGGATTCCTCCTGCTTGGCCAGGTGCCACGGCCGCTCGCGGTGGCCGGAATCGCCCTGGTGATTGCGGCTGGGATCGGGGCAACGCGATCTGGGGCGCGAGACGCGCGGTAG
- a CDS encoding VanZ family protein, with protein MLATFLVQYPWVAPVALLGFALVSPFIGWWLLPRRRVTGALLIAAVVAVLAFVFFPTGRTLTVSCQVEWVLPVPGAVEPFANVVLFVPAVFLAALLTRRPLTAAAFGVVGAALIEALQALLPTLGRSCSTGDWLANSIGALIAAGLAWIARASAARVAHARQRRGALT; from the coding sequence GTGCTTGCTACATTTCTCGTTCAGTATCCCTGGGTCGCGCCGGTGGCGCTGCTCGGCTTCGCGCTGGTGAGCCCGTTCATCGGGTGGTGGCTCCTTCCCCGGCGTCGGGTGACCGGCGCGCTGCTCATCGCCGCGGTCGTCGCCGTGCTCGCGTTCGTATTCTTCCCCACCGGGCGCACGCTGACGGTCAGTTGCCAAGTCGAATGGGTGTTGCCGGTTCCCGGAGCCGTGGAGCCCTTCGCGAACGTCGTGCTCTTCGTTCCTGCCGTGTTTCTTGCTGCGCTCCTCACCCGCCGCCCACTCACTGCAGCAGCATTTGGTGTGGTCGGTGCGGCGCTGATCGAAGCCCTGCAAGCACTCCTCCCTACACTCGGACGAAGCTGTTCGACCGGCGACTGGCTCGCAAACTCGATCGGTGCACTCATCGCTGCTGGCCTGGCTTGGATCGCACGAGCGAGTGCTGCCCGCGTCGCCCATGCACGCCAGCGCAGGGGAGCGCTGACGTAG
- a CDS encoding alpha/beta fold hydrolase has translation MKSWDLRYEPDGVNMAYTESGGPGRSDFVLVHGIGMGRVTFGGVAETLSGVGRSFALDLPGFGDSPQHASADSLVENAELVARFIEDRATGPVTLVGHSMGTQIVAELAMRRPELVSGLVLIAPTINRRERTALQQALRMVQDLWGEGARVLLLGMYEYLKTSPFWFVGRLRRMLRHRIELVLPLIPVPTLVLRGEDDRVAPRDWGREVASLLPNGELREIPGRGHEAIIQSAEPVASLILEFAGAVRTR, from the coding sequence GTGAAGAGCTGGGACTTGCGATATGAGCCTGACGGCGTGAACATGGCGTACACCGAGAGCGGTGGGCCTGGGCGCAGTGACTTTGTGCTCGTGCATGGCATCGGAATGGGGCGAGTTACGTTTGGGGGAGTCGCCGAGACACTCTCCGGTGTGGGGCGCTCATTCGCGCTGGATCTGCCAGGTTTTGGTGATTCGCCACAGCATGCCTCGGCGGACTCGCTCGTGGAGAATGCGGAGCTCGTTGCGCGGTTCATTGAGGACCGAGCGACTGGGCCTGTGACTCTGGTGGGTCACTCCATGGGCACTCAGATCGTTGCCGAACTCGCGATGCGTCGGCCGGAACTTGTGTCTGGGCTGGTGTTGATTGCGCCAACGATCAACCGTCGCGAGCGGACCGCACTCCAGCAGGCGCTGCGCATGGTGCAGGATCTCTGGGGTGAGGGCGCGCGCGTGCTATTGCTGGGGATGTATGAGTATCTGAAGACCAGCCCGTTCTGGTTTGTGGGCCGTCTGCGCAGAATGCTGCGGCACCGGATCGAGCTCGTACTCCCGCTCATTCCCGTGCCGACGCTCGTGCTCCGGGGTGAGGATGATCGCGTCGCGCCGCGGGATTGGGGACGCGAAGTCGCGAGCCTCCTCCCCAACGGTGAGCTCCGCGAGATTCCAGGGCGTGGTCACGAGGCCATTATTCAGAGTGCTGAGCCCGTTGCATCGCTCATCCTGGAGTTTGCTGGCGCTGTGCGGACGCGATAA
- a CDS encoding DUF1304 domain-containing protein — MLIVGLVLTGLAAALHVFIFYLESFAWTSSRARATFGTTLEEAEATKQLAFNQGFYNLFLAIAGALGIVLFAAGNSAVGATLIIVGAGSMLAASLVLLLSSRAQAAAAVKQGTLPLLGLVFFVIGLLA, encoded by the coding sequence ATGCTCATCGTCGGCCTCGTGCTTACGGGACTTGCAGCCGCGCTGCACGTATTCATTTTCTATCTGGAGTCCTTCGCCTGGACCTCCTCCCGAGCTCGGGCTACGTTTGGCACCACGCTTGAAGAAGCCGAGGCTACGAAGCAGCTCGCGTTCAACCAGGGGTTCTACAACCTGTTCCTCGCTATCGCGGGTGCGCTTGGCATTGTCCTCTTCGCCGCGGGGAACTCTGCAGTCGGTGCCACGCTGATCATCGTCGGTGCCGGATCGATGCTCGCCGCAAGTCTCGTGCTCCTGCTCTCGAGTCGAGCGCAGGCCGCAGCCGCGGTGAAGCAGGGAACGCTGCCGCTGCTGGGACTCGTCTTCTTCGTGATCGGTCTGCTTGCGTAA
- a CDS encoding LysR family transcriptional regulator produces MDTRRLRFLLELSRLGSMRAVADVLRTSTSTVSQQISLLAQELGTDLVSPVGRGVRLTPAGTRLAEHAAAILAAVHRAQLDLDPTAAPAGTVRVAGFSTAIRRAVLPVVRELAETHPRVSLEIHQHEPAEALAMLSADQVDVAITYDYDLAPMPRQPEWATLHLWSTPWSLGVPEHTLDPRALATAAPLAAYRESAWIGNSRNRADEDALRIVASVAGFPLQITHAADSLDLVEDLILAGMGVGLLPSDRPHRPGVALLPLRAPGVNLRTFLQLREGRDSWPALALVRDRIAAHAATINSAQQTSVLG; encoded by the coding sequence ATGGATACCCGCCGCCTTCGCTTCCTCCTCGAACTGTCCCGTCTCGGATCCATGCGCGCGGTCGCCGATGTGCTGCGCACTTCGACATCAACCGTGTCGCAGCAGATCTCCCTGCTGGCGCAAGAACTGGGCACAGATCTCGTCTCCCCAGTGGGGCGCGGAGTCAGGCTCACTCCCGCAGGCACCCGCCTAGCCGAGCATGCCGCCGCTATCCTCGCTGCAGTGCACCGGGCCCAGCTGGACCTCGACCCGACAGCCGCGCCGGCCGGCACCGTACGCGTCGCTGGATTCTCGACCGCGATCCGTCGCGCGGTGTTGCCCGTGGTGCGTGAACTCGCAGAGACCCATCCGCGCGTCAGCCTTGAGATTCACCAGCACGAACCTGCAGAAGCGCTCGCAATGCTCTCGGCCGACCAGGTCGATGTCGCCATCACATACGACTACGATCTCGCCCCGATGCCTCGCCAGCCTGAGTGGGCCACACTGCACTTGTGGTCGACGCCCTGGAGTCTCGGGGTCCCCGAGCACACCCTGGATCCACGTGCGCTGGCCACTGCCGCACCCCTGGCCGCATATCGCGAGAGCGCATGGATCGGGAATTCCCGCAACCGCGCCGACGAGGACGCGCTCCGCATCGTCGCGTCTGTCGCCGGCTTCCCGCTGCAGATCACCCACGCCGCTGACAGTCTCGACCTGGTCGAAGACCTGATTCTCGCTGGCATGGGAGTCGGCCTGCTCCCGAGCGACAGGCCGCACCGCCCGGGTGTCGCACTGCTTCCCCTGCGCGCACCCGGTGTCAACCTCCGGACCTTTTTGCAGCTGCGCGAAGGGCGCGACAGTTGGCCAGCGCTTGCACTGGTACGGGACCGGATCGCGGCTCACGCCGCCACAATCAACAGCGCACAGCAGACGTCCGTGCTCGGCTGA
- a CDS encoding TetR/AcrR family transcriptional regulator: MARTLAFDRETVVRAALEVFWRAGYESASIPELERETGLSRSSIYNSFGSKRGLFDAAVQLYLGDIIRPRLRPLLDADPDPQAITVYLEGLRTTLQRSDSLPALAGCLLINTAGSPIADDPVVAETIAGYRGELQSAFRHGILARVPDLTPAAAERLASACTGQVIAAFALVRVSASEAAQAVTTALELIASAQRQQTPG, encoded by the coding sequence GTGGCACGGACCCTCGCGTTTGATCGCGAAACCGTCGTGCGCGCAGCACTCGAGGTCTTTTGGCGCGCAGGATACGAAAGCGCGTCGATTCCCGAGCTCGAACGCGAAACCGGCCTCAGCCGCTCGAGTATCTACAACAGTTTCGGGTCGAAGCGGGGGCTCTTTGACGCCGCAGTGCAGCTCTATCTGGGCGACATCATTCGTCCGCGGCTCCGCCCACTTCTGGACGCGGATCCTGACCCACAGGCGATCACCGTCTATCTTGAAGGGCTGCGCACAACGCTGCAGCGCTCGGATTCGCTGCCTGCACTCGCTGGTTGCCTGCTGATCAATACAGCGGGATCGCCCATCGCCGATGATCCCGTCGTTGCCGAGACGATCGCTGGCTACCGCGGAGAGCTGCAGTCCGCGTTCCGCCACGGAATCCTCGCCCGAGTGCCCGACCTTACGCCTGCCGCAGCCGAGCGTCTCGCCAGCGCGTGCACCGGGCAGGTCATCGCGGCATTCGCTCTGGTGCGGGTTTCAGCGAGCGAAGCAGCACAGGCCGTCACGACGGCACTGGAACTTATCGCGTCCGCACAGCGCCAGCAAACTCCAGGATGA